The segment aaaaggacataATTGCCTGACATGTGtgtctttaattttcctttttctatgcACGTGCACAGGAGAAAAATGATTGtgaatgttttgtttgtttgttttaatgctAAATATATGGAGTCTGTGTGTTATGGTGGGAAAAAGTATTTTATAAAAAATGAAGGTTTAGAGATTTTTATTTAAGAGCCAGATACTCTGCAGCAGCTactaaggattttttttctttatttccttttgttAATTTTTGAGGGTAAACTGATACTCATCAAACTCAGTAAAACTACTCTGTTCCTGAACGATGCATGTGGTCTCCAGACCTTGCTGTCAGTCCTCTTCTCTCTGATCTGTAGTAACCCTTTTATCATTTAAACTTCACTTGTGCCAATTCAAACGAAAAAAATGCATAAATATAAATTGAAAATACACATTGCTTCAGTGGGCAAAAAGTCAGATGCAAACAAAGGGTTGCTCCTAGAATTTGGACAAAAATCATAGCAGCATTGTACATTTGTATTTGTTTGTGTGGTAGATACTGACTAAACTTAAAGTAGGATTTGTTTCTTGGTGATTGTGTTGGAATACTGGGCAGTAATCCTCAAGTGTGGCTGTTGTTGGCTGCTCTAAGAAATGCTGGGATTGCTGTGGAGCCCTGCATGCAGGAGGCAAGGTTCAGGCAAGTTTTCCTGAGGCTGATTTACTCCGTAGTTCTCTGATTCACAAATTCATTTTCATTATCCCATAAGGAGCTGTGCTGTGGATCAGAAGACCTGCATTTTATTCTGTTCAGGTCTGTTCTGATTTTGAAATTCATGTACTTTTGGTTCTGGTTTTATGAATCTGTAGGCTGTGAGCAGTGGGGACTCCCTTGTTATATGTTTGTGGTGCCTGTTAAAACACAAACTAATAATAATTCACTTGTAATCACAGGTAGCATCAGAGCTCAGCAAAGTGCAGGGTGTTGCAAAAGTTCTCGTGGCTCAGCATGATGTGTACAAGGGATTTCTAGCAGGTGAGGGTTGTTCTTACCTATTCACAAAAGAAATTTATTGATGCATTTGTGTTTGTGATTGAAAATAAGATGGTTGTAAATTCTGAGCAATGTATTTTTATTCTCAGAGGAGCTGACTCCCTTGATTGTGGAAACTCATAAAAAATTCAATTACAcccacatttgtgccggagcatCTGCCTTTGGGAAGGTGAGTAGATCAAAGAGCATCAAAAAGTTTTTGTAGAAAAGAGACAGACAATGCTGTATGTAAGAGTGTGAATCAAAGGCCTGAGAGAGATCAGCCATGGACAGTTCTGCATTTGCAAACTATTTTACAGTAGTTTGCTTAAGAAGTCATTAGTTAGATTTCATGATTCAAGTTTGAGTTCTTTTATGATCTAATGTGAAAAAAAATAGTGTAGAAGAAATGATCTGTGGTAACCTGCCAATCCTATGGACACAAGGCAAAATGTGCAATAAGGCAAACCAGATTAAGTGATCTGAAAGCATGAAAATTGTAAGGAAAAGCACACCAAATTCGGATGAAAAATCTGTTATTTGCATGTTGAAATGAGAGTGAGCAAACCTATTGGAAGCAAACTTTTTTTTGCAGTGGGATTTGCATCTGTGGTAGAAGTCATGTGCATTAAAATGTCTGTAAACATACATAAATAACGCAGAGCTAAGTTCCAGCCAGGATGGTTTGTAAtgaaaatacaatttttatttttcaaaacttttttttaaaattgtgtttATAAGTACATGGAGAAGCTCAGTACTAAGAATCTGGGCAGCATTGTGGTGCAGTAAATTAGAAGAAAAGGATCCTTCAGAAATCGTGCCGCTGTAGGACGGGCAGACATCGGCCTTCCATCTGCCTGCTTTCACTTCCAATCAATAGCAATCCATATGCTTGTGTTTTTGCTAGGAGAAATTAAGCcttaggttttaaatttttttctttttttttctttttttttttaactgcagtgTCATAGGAGTTAATggcttttgctttaaagcttACACTGCCATTTTTGAGTGCTTCATGTGAATGAAGATTTCAGACCTGGGCCTTTTTTTCTTGTACCAGATTAGGAGGCAGACAAAAAGCAAATAATCATCTTATCATTGATTTCTTCATAATTTCTGATGCTCTTTTTATCCTTCTTCCCACTCCTAAAGGTGCTAAGTAATTTTCTAGAGTAAGTTTTGGAGCAAGAGAATATGTACTTtaatattaaatttattttttttttctggagggaagagtgcagggtttttttcctataaTTTCTGGCATCTAACTTCCAAAagcaccatttttttttctttgaagtgcCAAGAGCTCAACAATCTATAACTGTCAATTTTCTGAGTAAGTGGCATCTATATTCAGTTTTAGAATATTTGAAGCAAATAAGTCTCCTAATTTAAGATATTGAATTATGGGTTTACTTACAGTAAGTCTCATAAAATGTCTAATGCTATTACAGTAATGGGGTTTTATTTGGCTGCTAAGGCTACATGAGTAGCCCTTCAAAAATCTTAGTTCTATATGTCTCAGAGACAGCCTTATATGAAATCAGGTCAGCAGTGTTCTTTTACTGACTGTGTACATTTTAGTTAGCTTACTTTGCTAACTTTTCATCTCTTAATTTCTAGAATCTTATTCCCAGAGTGGCTGGCAAGCTTGATGTTGCCCCTATTTCTGACATTATTGAAATTAAGTCCCCAGATACTTTTGTGAGAACTATCTATGCAGGTGGGTAATCACAAAAGCTGTGTGGTATTTGTCCAGTGAAGAATCCAGTAGTGCTAATTTTTCTACATGACCCTAATGTTAAAACCTTGGAATATGATAGGAATTTTCCCTTTACAATCTCAGTTGCTGTGATTCATAAAAAATGAAGCCTGGGGATGGACAGGATGCTCCCTGTGTGAGAAAGGAGGTAATTCCAAGGGCTTTGGTGGAAGCATGTCAGACCCATGTCTGTCACCCTAAGGAACAGAATTTGGTTCCATCCTTTCCATGTGCTGTGTTTGTTAATACCCTTCTGATCAGGTTCTGGAAAGCATAAGACATCAGGTTAATTGTCCAGCTTTATTTAATAGGACTTGCATTAGCTCTGATTTAAGATACCACAGGGTTATTTTTTCTAATTATGAAGACATTGAGTGAATTATTTCTAATATTTAATTACCttaatttgtaattattttttcagTCTTGTTTCTTTAATGCTTGGCTGACACTGTTTTATTTTAGATATTAGCTCATTAGCTTGTGTTTCTTAATTTTACTGTAAAGTTGTACCACATGTACCAGCAGGGTATTATATTTTGAGTTATGGTCCTGGAATGTGGTTTAGTGCTGCACTTTAAGTTACTTTCCAGTAATTCACAGTTTCAATATGACTTTGTTTGTGAATAGCTGAATGTTTATGAATGTTGCAGCAAGTTTTCTTTTAGCATTCCCTGCAGCCTCCAGTGTGaagtattgtattatattatagaGAGAAACACAGTCCCACAGATGGGGGAGGCCTTATTGTCTTCAGTTCTGATGAATTCATGCAACAGGATAAAAGATCTACTTTGAGTTATAGACATTCTTTATGTGTAAGAATGGCATTTTCAAAGTTGTTTTTTTCATCCCTTCTGAAATTTAAAATCTCATTCATAAGAGATGGTTTGAATGCTTTGTATCCTTTAAAAATAGAGGATTTGTATTCATACTTTAGAAACACGGGGCTAAAACATCAATTAAAGTATTTTTAATCTCTATTTATAAAGTGCTAAGTTTTAGTCATCTAAAACTGCATTTTTGGGAAGTACCTTGCTGGATGTTGTATATTCCAGTACAACTGCTAATGTGGTTTTGAtattaattttggggtttttttaaaagcaCAATATGTCTgataatatttaaatttttaatgtCCCTTTTTTTAGGAAATATTATTTGCACTGTGCAGTGTGATGAAGCAGTCAAAGTGTTTACTGTACGGGGAACTTCATTTGAGGCTGCACCAGCGAGTGGGGGCAGTGCCAGTGTAGAAAAGTGTGAGTATTGGTTCTGGGGTGCTGTTGTTTTGTTTAATAGAGTTAGTTTTGCTCACTGCCTGGTGATGTTTTGTAGAAGGATTTGTCAAAGCAAAGTGATTGTCATCATGTAAGCTTTATATTTCTAATTACAAGTGCTTGCACTTTTTAGTGATGTCTGATAAGAGAAGATAGAGATTATGTGCACAGTTACTTCATTTTCTTTGACCAGAAAGGGAGATGATCTGTGCTGAAATCCATGCTTGTTCCACTTGTTGCCTAAATGTCTGCCACTGCAGTCTTGAAACTAAGGAAGGACACAGCTGTTTGAATAACCAGAGTGGTTTTCAAAACAAGACTGAGCAAAAATAGAATTTTTGGTTTAATCATATTGCAATTGAGATAAGTCATTACATCATCAAGCTAAATTAGTGGCAGTTTAAATTGATTTGAGAATACAGAGTTTTAGATAAGTTTTAACTGTATCAGTTCAATTTACAATTTAATGAAGCCAGTGTAGCTCAGATAATTGAGAAATCCAGTCAAGAATGACGAAGtagttgaggttggaagggatctctagaggtcatctagtccagccccatggagcaggttgcccaggacTGTGTCCAGTCAGGCTTTGAGAATGTCCACAGGTGGAGATTTCACAACTactctgggtaacctgttccaTTTTTGTGACCTCTGCTGTTTTTCACTGTGGGCCTTAGTCCctgcctgtgaaccatcctgtaTTTCCTAACATCTGTGGTTGGCAGGAGTCAAACGTTCCTGAATGAGCGTGTTGCACTGTTGGTGTTGCCTGATTGACTTGTCTGCCTGTGATAGTGAGGCTCACGCTTGTGCTGGGTTGGTATCAGTGTGGGGCACCTGTAGAGCAGAATTCCTTGTGCTGCAGTTTGTACTGTAGTTCCCTGAACACAGCAGAATCCCTCATGGTGCAGTTTGTACTGCAGTTCCCTGAACACAGCAGAATCCCTCATGGTGCAGTTTGTACTGTAGTTCCCTGAACATGACAGAATTCCTTGTGGTGCAGTTGGTACTGTAGTTCCCTGAACACAGCTGGTGAACAAGGCTCATTCCTCAGTGCCAGCAGCAACTGCAAAAGCTCACAGCAGAATTGGTTCTAGAATGAACTCTGAATTGAGCTTGAGCTTAGGTTTCAGTTTGAAAACACAAGCTTGAGCTCAGGTTGCAGCTTGCAAAGCCatgctttctccttttccttgtgGGGTTTGCTGCTGTGGTGGATGCAGTGACGCCCCCGCCGCCCGTGGGGATGTCGGAGTGGATCGAGCAGAAGCTGACGAAGAGCGACCGGCCGGAgctcaccagtgccaaggtggttGTGTCAGGGGGTGAGTGATCACAGAGAAACTGGCTGATGCTGCTCTGCACTAATGGGACCTCTTGGTAAATCATGTCTGTAATGGGatacattaggaaaaaaaaagaaattatgatGTAATTCTCAAATATTCCATGGGAGCTACTGGGGAAGCACCCAACATGTATATTGTGTAAAGAGGTAATACATGAGTTTAGCATATGCTGGGAGGCTTTGTTAGAACATTTTCATATTTGATGAGCCTCTTTAAAATTTTAGCAATATGAATTGTTTTTTAGATGGAAATTTATCATGTTTTATCATGTTTCAAAATTACTACTGATCATTTCAGTCAGTCTGAACATTATTATGTAATGACCTTAATGATTTAAAAACCTGTATTGATTGTATTCTGCTCCTTAGGTATCAAGTGATGGACTGTGATTTTTGCTATATACCTGCAGCTAAAACGATGTCTTACTAATCCCACTACAgtgttttgttcctgaagccaGCAGAGGGAGCACAAATTAGTTTAAAAAGTTCTGTTTCCCTGGTTTTGGAGAATGATCTTGATGGTGCTGCGTGCAGGAAGTAAACAAGACTGAGTGATGTTGGTTTATACATATGAAATATTAATGGCAAAGAAAAAAGCTAAATCTCCAAATATTAAATACTGGTTAGTAATGTATCCAGAAATACCCTGTGCAGCCATAACTTTGAGTCTTTACAAATGCTAATACTCATACAGAAAGTTTAcagaggcaaaaaaaattaaagcaccaTGTTCTTCTTTCTTGATCTTCTTTTGTTCTTAACTTTTAAGGGAGGGGCTTGAAGAGTGGTGAAAACTTTAAGTTGTTGTATGAACTTGCGGATCAGTTGAATGCTGCAGGTAAACTTGTTTTCCTCCTTATTTTTTTAACCCTGTTTATTATATTTAAACAGGTCACATTAAAACCAGAATTCATCTTAAGTCTTTTATTTTCATGTCTCTATCAAATGGTTAAAATGCTCTTAGTTTAGTAATAGATAAAGTTTTGTCAATAATACTTAAATGCCTCTGTGTGAAGCAAAATATTAACCTGTAATATTCCCTGTGCTTCTAAAATCTCCAGAACAGAAGCTTGCAAACAAAAAGTGAAGCAGTCTTAGGTCATTTTGAAGAGCTGATACTCTCTGCATACATCCTTTTCTAGTGCTTCTATACAGAATTCCACTCACATTGTTGTAGTTTGAGTGGCTCTGCCCTTTTGCTGTGCTTTTGTATTAACAGGAGAAAATCAACTATATACAATGTCTCAGTGAAGTTTTTTCTATAAAGGCTGGGAAAGAAGGAGAAACTGTTTGCTCTAAAGTTTTAGTTCCATTAATTTCAGCATTCACATGATTGGCTTGTTTTTAAAGTGGTGTTTTTGCTAACTAAATGTCCATATGGCATTTCTGAGTTTACTGTATTTTTCTTTACCATGCCTGATTTTTGAGGTTCATAGCAATACAAGATAGCACATATGTTACATTCGGACTTGAAGGAACATTTTGGGAAGGCATTTATGGGAAAATCTTCTTTTGACaaaggaacaagaaaaaaaatcatggaaATATGCCAGATTGAAATCCTTGGTTTAAATATATGGCCCTTTGGTGCTGGGAGTAGGGATTTCCTGTTGCTTATGAAGTGCATTAGCACTTAGTATTTGGAGGTTTTTAACTAGTGGTATAGAGAGGGATTACCGTAAGAGCTTTTAAGAGGGAAGTTTTTAAATATGTGCCCTTAGAGTGTGGGACTCTTCAGTAAAATACATGGGCTTTTATGGTGATATAAATTTGGCTTGcaagtattttaaaagaaaacattgaaaatattttctttcaacCAGTTGGAGCTTCCCGTGCAGCTGTTGATGCTGGCTTTGTTCCTAATGACTTGCAGGTCGGACAGACGGGCAAAATAGTAGCACCAGTAAGTATGGAAATATCTCTCATCCTAGGGCTGGGATAGTTTCTAGCCTGCATTTTCCTTCAGAGCAAGCACTTAGAGATGAGCTGAGTCTTAATTCCAGGCCTGACAGGAGCATCAGTGTGCCCGCTGTGATGCTGTCTCTCGACGATGCGCTTACAAAATGACAGAAGCAAGCTTGGATGAAACCTCTGCTTTGGGTGAATGGGATGTGTTCTAACACAGCTTTGTCAGGGGTTTGCATGCTGCATTCTTTCATAGCTGCCTGAACCTTCCTTAGCTTCCTAGCAGCTGGCATTGATATGCTAAGAGATGTCATTACTGATGTAAACTCAAAATTACATCAATCCGTGGCTTGATCTCTTGCAATTGTGTGTTCTGGGTTTTTTCAGGTGATGATTATTAAAAAACTTTTAGTAACTGTCACTGAATTATTGCAGTACAGTCAAAGCAAAATTTTTGTAAGAAAT is part of the Melospiza melodia melodia isolate bMelMel2 chromosome 15, bMelMel2.pri, whole genome shotgun sequence genome and harbors:
- the ETFA gene encoding electron transfer flavoprotein subunit alpha, mitochondrial, translated to MLRAVAAQRLRRAASVLRRSKSTLVVAEHNNESLSGITLNTITAAKSLGGEVSCLVAGTSCDKVASELSKVQGVAKVLVAQHDVYKGFLAEELTPLIVETHKKFNYTHICAGASAFGKNLIPRVAGKLDVAPISDIIEIKSPDTFVRTIYAGNIICTVQCDEAVKVFTVRGTSFEAAPASGGSASVEKLTPPPPVGMSEWIEQKLTKSDRPELTSAKVVVSGGRGLKSGENFKLLYELADQLNAAVGASRAAVDAGFVPNDLQVGQTGKIVAPELYIAVGISGAIQHLAGMKDSKTIVAINKDPEAPIFQVADYGLVADLFQAVPEMTKLLKKK